CCTCATCCCCCCTGAGCTTTTCCAGGCCGTCGCCGTGCTGCTGGCTGCCCTCTACCGGGCCAACAAGAGCCTGGCGCCACCCCCTTCCTGATCCGAGACGATGATCGATCTGCACTGCCACACCCTCCACTCCGACGGCACGGACACGCCCGAGCGGCTGGCCCTGCTCGCGGACGAGGCGCGGTTGACCGCCCTGTGCCTGACCGACCACGACACCCTGGGTGGCATCCCGGCCTTCCTCGCCATGCAGCCGCAGGTGAAGGTCCGCTTGCTGGTCGGGACGGAACTGAGCTGCCGCTTCCTGGGCCGCTCCCTCCATGTGCTGGGCCTGCTCGTGGATCCCGCCGATGCCTGCTTCCAGGCCCGCCTTGGGGACCTGCGTGGACGCCGGGACGACCGGAACCGCCGCATGATCGCGCGCCTGGCGGAGCTGGGCTGCCCCATCACCTACGAGGAAGTCCAGGCCCAGGCCGAAACCCCCCTGCTCTCCCGCGTCCACTTCGCCAAGGCCCTCGCCGCGCGGGGCTTCGTGCGCCGGGCGCCGGAGGCCTTCGAGCGGCTCATCGGTGATGACTGCCCCGGCTTCGTCCCGCGCGAGGAACTGAGCCCGGCCGAGGCCGCCCGCTGGATCCGAGAAGCCGGGGGCGTGCCCGTGGTGGCCCACCCCGGCCGCTTCGCCAACGGGGGCTTCCGCTGGGACGAGGCCATGCAGGACCTCCAGCGCGAAGGCCTGGAGGGACTGGAGGGCTATTACGGCGAGTACCGGGCCGCCGAACAGAAATACTTCGTGGCGCTGGCTGCGCGCCTCGGCATGGTCGTCACCGGCGGCAGCGACTACCACGGCGGGAACAAGCCGGGTCTCCGGCTCGGCAGTGGGCGCGGTGGGCTCAAGGTGCCCGACGACCTGCTGGAGCGCCTGGAAACCCAGCAAAAAAATGGCACTTATCGCTGAAGGCCGATAGGCTGAAAGCACTGAGGCCGATATGTCCGAGCGCATCCTCCTCGTCGAGGACGACCCCATCAACATCAAGTTCATCTCAACCGTCCTTGTAAAAAAGGGGGGCTACGAAGTCGTCGTCTCCGAAGAAGTGGATGAGATCCTGCGCCTGGCCCGCGAGACGGATTTGAAGGCCGTCATCATGGATGTGAGCCTGTCCCGATCGAGCTACGAGGGCCGCAAGGTGGATGGCATCTTCATCACGCAGCTCCTCAAGCAGGACGCGGCCACGCGCCACATTCCCGTCCTGCTCGCCACGGCCCACGCCATGTTCGGGGACCGGGAGAAATACCTGGAGCTGACCGGCGCGGAAGGCTACATCGCCAAGCCGATCCATGATCCCGCATCACTCATCGAGGCGGTGAAGGCCGTCATCGGGCACTGACCATGGCCATGAAACCCGCTCCCCTCGCCGCCTTCCGGCTTCTGCTGGAGTACGACGGCAGCCGTTTCCAGGGCTGGCAGAAACAGGGACCGAAGCAGTCCCGCGAGGGCGTGCGCACCGTGGCCGGGAGCCTGGAGCACGCCATCCACGAAGCCGGCCTGCGGCTCCTCTACCTGGGCGGCGCGGGACGGACGGATGCGGGCGTTCATGCCCTGGGCCAGGTCGCCCACCTCCACCTGGAAGCCAAGGGCGCCCCACGCCCCGGCGAGCTGCGGCGCCTCCTGGATGCGGCCCTGCCCCAGGATGTCGCCGTGCGGGATGTGCGGTCCTGCCCTCCGCGCTTCCATGCCCGGCACGACGCCGTGGACCGCAGCTACCTGTACCAGATCAGCCACCGCCGCAGCGCCTTCGGCAAGCCGTGGATCTGGTGGGTGAAGCGCAGCCTCGATCCCCAGAAATTGAGCCAGGCCTGGAGCGCCTTCCAGGGCGATCTGGATGTGAGCGCCTTTGCCGATCTGGATCCCGAAGAGGACGGCCGCAGCCGGATCATCCGCTGCGAAGTCGTCGAAAGTGGTTCCCTCACCCTCCTGCGGGTGCGGGCCACCCACTTCTTCCGTCGCCAGGTGCGCCGCATGGTGGGCGCCTCCGTGGCCTGCGCCCTGGGCGAAGAAGAACCCCGCCGCGTGCTGGAGGATCTCCGCAACCCCACGGAAGCCGCCAATCTCTACTGGGGCGCCAAGGCCGCCCCCGCCTCGGGCCTGTTCCTGGAGGCCGTGCGCTACGCCGGCGATCCCGAACCCGGACCGCCGAAGCCCACCCTCTCCATTCCCTGAGGACGCCCCTGATGCTCACCCGCGATGAAGCCTGGCAGCTGCTCTGCGAATGGACGCCCTCTGCCAAGCTGCGCGTCCACGCCTGCGCCGTGGAGCTGGTCATGCGCGACCTCGCGGGCCGGCTGGGCGAAGATGTGGAGCGTTTCGGCCTCGCGGGCCTGCTGCACGACGCGGACTACGACACCTGGCCCGAGGAGCACCCGACACGCATCGTGGCCTGGTTGCGGGAGCGCGGCGAGGCGGATCTGGCCCATGCCATCAGCGCCCACTACACCCGCTGGGGCGTACCTTACGACCATCTGCTGGACAAAGCCCTGCTGGCCTCCGACGAGATCACGGGCTTCGTCATGGCCTGCGCCCTTGTGCGGCCCACCCGCACCGAGGGCCTGGAGCCGAAGAGCGTGAAGAAGAAGCTGAAGGACAAGGCCTTCGCGGCGGGGGTCGATCGCTTCGAAGTGGCTGAGGGCCTCCGGATGCTCATCGAGGCCAAGGGCGGGACCGAGGAGGAGCACCTGGCCCGCATCATCGCCGTGTTGCACGAGCACCGCGAAGAACTCGGACTCAGCTAGTGGGCCGGCTCTAGCGGACGACGAAGGCCTCGCCCAGCGTCTCGGCGATGCGCCGTCGGCGGAGGATGAGCGTCCGCAGATATTCCTGTTTTTCGAGCAGGGTCTTCCGGCGCAGGGGCTCATCGGGCAAGGCCCTGGGCCCTTCCTGGGGGTCGGAAAGCCGGTCCACTTCCGCCCGGGTCCGGGCCTCGGCGGCGGCGACGCGGATGACGCGGATCGCCCGTTTCGCACCGGGCGCCCCCCAGTTGTTCTCGGTCCACAAGGGCTCAAAGGCCGCTTCCGCCAGCACCACCCGCTCCTGGCCGTCAGCCTGGCGCCGGCGCTCGAAGACGGCCTGCAGGGCCGCCCCGTCCCGGCTGTCGCCCCCCGCCACCGGGAACAGGTCCGCCCGGTACATGCGGTCCTGGTTGCTGATGAAGTTGCCCAGAGAGTAGACCACCAGGGCCTTCCGCCCTTCCACCTCCAGCAGCTCCGCGGGCTGCAGCACATGGGGATGGTGACCCAGCAGGAGATCGCACCCCGCCTCCACCAGCTTCCGGGCGAGCTCCCGCTGCCGCTTCGTGGGCTGCCGCTGGTACTCGTTCCCCCAGTGGACGCTCACCACCACCAGGTCGGCCCTTTCCCGGGCCTCCCGCACGGCCGCCAGGGCCGGCTCCAGATCCAGCGGACGCACCCAGGGCTCGGTGGCCCGGCGATTCAGGTCCAGATTGAAGAGATCCGTGAAACCCAGGAAGGCCACCTTCAACCCCTGCCGTTCGACCACATGCAGCGCCTCGGCCCGGGGCCGGTCTTCGCCGCTTCCCACCGCCACGAGCGCCTCCGCCCGCAGGCGCTCCAGCGTTTCGCGCACGCCCCTCGGCCCCTGGTCGAAGGCATGGTTGTTGGCCGTGGACAGGACGGTGAACCCGCTCGTCCGCAGGGCCGCAGGGAGGGTGGCCGGGGCGTTGAACTGGAACGGTATCCCGGGCCGGCCCGTGCTGGGCGCGATGGGCGTCTCCAGGTTGCCGAAGGCGACATCGGCCCCCTGGAACAGCGGCAGCAGATCCTCCCACAGGGCCGGGTACCCCTGCGGGTGGGCCTCGGCGGCCGCCTTCACATCCTGGTGCATGAGGATGTCCCCCACCGCCACGAGGCGGATCCGCAGGGGCGGAGGAGAGGAGGGCCCGGCCTTCTCCCGGGATCGGCAGGCCGAGGCCAGGAGCACCAGCCCAGCCGCCGCCAGGGCGGCTCCAGCCCGGCGCGGACAGGGCATCAGGCCCATTCCTCCGGCCCGTAATAGACCTCTACCGGCAGGCCCGGCAGCCGGGATCGCAGGCTGGCGGCCAGGGCGTCCATTTCGAGCCGCGGCAGCGGCCGGGCCTCGGGTTCCGGGGTGGGCCGGGCCACCGTGTAGAGCTGGATGGCCTGAAGCTTCCCCCCCTGCGCGAGAATCGTCTCCAGGCGCCCGCAGTAGGCCCCAACTTCCTCGGCGGAAGGCCCCCGTCCCTTCCAGCTCAGGAAGAGCGTCTGGATCAGGATGGGCCAGCGGCGGGCCGTGGCCAGCAGGTTGTCGAGGATGCGCGTGAAGGGCACCTGGCTGCGGCAGATCTCCCGGTAGTAGGCCTCGGTGCCCGCGTCGAGCTTGGCCCAGACCTCCCCATGGTTCGCCATCAGCACTTCCAGGCCCCGCACCACATCCGGGGCCTGGAGGCGGCTGGAGTCCGTGATGAGGATGAGCTTGACCAGGTCCAACCCCCGGACCCGCTTCAGGTCGGCCACGCAGGTCACGGCCTCGGCGAAGGCCGGGGCCGTGGTGGGCTCTCCGTCGCCGCTGAACGCGATGTCGTTGAGGCGCCGCTGCTCCGGCCGCGCGGAATCAAAGGGGGGGATGTCGTAGATCTCGCCGCTTGTGGCCAGGTCCAGCAACAGGCCCAGCTCCTGCCGGAGCAGATCCAGATCCAGGTCGCGGCGCTTGGGCGGGGTGAGGCGGTCCACCTCGCAGTAGACGCAATCGAAGTTGCAGACCTTGTCGGGGTTCAGGTTCACACCCAGGCTCACGCCACGGCTGCGCCGCGAGATCACGGGATAGCAGTAGTCAAAATCCCGCCAGACGCGACGGTGATCCAGATGGGCCTTGATGAGCTCTGACATGGCACCAGAATACGCGAGTCAGGCGCGATTGGCCCGGCCGTCCCGGGCCCGGTGGGCAGCTTCCGCCACCTGGACCATCTCCGGCTTCCACAGGATCGGCTCCGGTTGCAGGGCCTCATTCACGGCCACCATCACGAATTCGCCGCTGGTGACATCCCGGCGCTGATCCGACACCGGCTCATAGACCTGGACCTCGAGCTGGAGGGTGAGGCTCGTGTGTCCCTGCCGGGTGATCCCGATGTAGAACTCGATGATCTCCCCGGCCCGCACCGGGCTGTGGAAGACCAGTTCCGAGACCTTAACCGTGAGGAACCGCCGGTTCCGGGACATGAGCGAGGCCGTGATCCCGGCCACCTTGTCCATGCGGGACATCATGTCGCCGCCGAAGAGGGTGGCATTGAGGCCGATGTCCTGATCCAGGACCATTTCTCGTGAAATCAGCATGGTAAAAACTAACCACCAAGACACCAAGACACCAAGAAAAGAAAAAGCAGTTCTTGGTGTCTTGGTGTCTTGGTGGTGAAGCTTTTGGTGGCGGCTACTTCAGGCGCTCGGCCAGGGCGCGGCCCATGTCGGCCGGGCTCTGCACCACGGTGATGCCCGCAGCGGTGAGGGCCTTCATCTTCTCGGCGGCGGTGCCCTTGCCCCCGGAGATGATGGCACCGGCGTGGCCCATGCGGCGCCCCGGAGGGGCCGTCTGGCCGGCGATGAAGGCCACCACGGGCTTCTTCATGTTGGCCTTCACCCAGGCGGCGGCATCTTCCTCGGCGCTGCCGCCGATCTCGCCGATCATGATGACGGCGTGAGTGTCGGGGTCGTTGTTGAACAGCTCCAGCGCGTCGATGTGGCTGGTGCCGCTCACGGGGTCACCGCCGATGCCGATGCAGGTGCTCTGGCCAATGCCCAGCGCCGTGAGCTGGCCCACGGCCTCATAGGTGAGGGTGCCGGAGCGGCTGACCACGCCCACATGCCCCTGCTTGTGGATGCGGCCGGGCATGATGCCGATCTTGGCCATGCCGGGGCTGATGATGCCCGGGCAGTTGGGACCGATGAGGCGGCTCTTGGGGTAGTTGGGCAGCACCCGCTTGACCTTGACCATGTCGAGGACGGGGATGCCCTCGGTGATGCAGACGATCAGCTCGATGCCCGCGTCGAGGGCCTCGAGAATGGCATCCGCGGCGGCCACGGGGGGCACGAAGATCATGGTGGCGTTGGCGCCGGTCTTGGCCACGGCTTCCTGGACGGTGTTGAAGACGGGGAAACCTTCGATCTCGGTACCGCCTTTGCCGGGGGTCACGCCGCCCACGACCTTGGTGCCGTAGTCCCGGCAGCCCTTGGCGTGGAAGAGGCCTTCGCGGCCCGTGATGCCCTGGACGATGAGTTTGGTGTGGTTGCCCACGAGAACGGCCATGTCATACCTCGCAAAAATGGAATCGATCGAGTTCCGTGGTGGGACTACTTGACGGAGGCGACCACCTTCTCGGCGGCATCCTTCAGGTCGGTGGCGACGATGAGGTTCAGGCCGCTTTCCGCGAGGATCTTCTTGCCCTCCTCGACATTGGTTCCTTCCAGGCGGACGACCACGGGCACCTTGATGCCGATTTCCTTGGCGGCGTTCACGATGCCGGAGGCCACGATGTCGCAGCGCATGATGCCGCCGAAGATGTTCACCAGCACGGCCTTCACCGCCTTGTCCTGCAGGATGATGCGGAAGGCGTTCTTCACCGCGTCCTCGGTGGCGCTGCCGCCCACATCCAGGAAGTTGGCCGGGGAGCTGCCGCAGTACTTGATGATGTCCATGGTGGCCATGGCGAGGCCGGCGCCGTTCACCATGCAGCCGATGCTGCCGTCCAGCTTGATGAAGTTGAGGTTGTACTTGCTGGCTTCCACTTCCTCCTCCGCTTCCTCATTGAGGTCGCGGTAGGCCAGCACATCCGGGTGGCGGACCAGGCCGTTGTCGTCGAAGCCGATCTTGGCGTCCAGGGCCGTGACATCCCCCTGCTTGGTGATCACCAGCGGGTTGATCTCCACCATGGAGCAGTCCTTCTCCACGAAGAGCTTGTACAGGTTCTGCAGGAAGACCACGCCCTGCTTGAAGGAGTTGCCTTCGAGCCCCAGGGCGAAGGCCACCTGGCGGGCCTGGAAGCCGTTCAGACCCAGGGCCGGATCCACGGCCACCTTGACGATCTTCTCGGGAGTCTTCTCGGCGACTTCCTCGATCTCCACACCGCCTTCAGTCGAGGCCAGGATGGTGATCCGGCTGGTGACGCGATCCACCAGGAAGCTCAGGTAGAGTTCCCGCTCGATGTCCACGGGCTTGGAAAGGAAGACCGTGCGGACCTTGCGGCCTTCGGCACCGGTCTGCTTCGTGACCAGCTGCATGCCGATCATGGCCTTGAACAGCTCGGCGGCCTTGTCGGGATCCGTGGCGAACTTCACACCGCCACCCTTGCCGCGACCACCGGCATGGATCTGCGCCTTGACCACGCTGGCCCCACCGAACTCCTTGGTGATCATGCGGGCCTCTTCCGCATCCTGGGCCACCTTCCCATCCGGGGTGGCTACCTTGTACTGCCGCAGCAGTTCCTTGGCCTGGTATTCGTGGATATTCATGGTCACTCCCGAAAGGGTCACCTTCCAGTCTAGCGACCGGAGGCCAAAGCCCGAACCCCGAAGGCTGTGACCCGTGGCATCCTTTGAATCTCCAGGGAGGAGTTTCCCCATGGCCCAACTGGACCGGCTGCTTTCCCATGTCATCGCCAAAGGCGGCTCGAAGCTGCGCCTCGAGGCGGACAAGCGGCCCTCCCTCGAACTGAGGCGCGGCGGGAGCGTGGACCTCCTCCCGAACCCCCTGCCCGCCGTGATGGTGGATGTGTTGGCCGGAGATGTGGTGCCTCCGGAGCTCAAGAACGCCTGGGCCACGGAGGGCCGCGCGGAATTCGAGTACAACCTCTCCGGCCAGGCCTTCCTGATCCGTCTGACCCGCTACCAGGAGGCGGCCCAGATCACGGCCGAACATCTCGGCCCGGCAGCCCCCGCCCCCACCGTCAAGGCCGACCTCCCTGCGGCCGCGCTGTCTATGGCCCCAGATGTGGCGCCGACGGCTGCACCAGCCGCTAAGCCAGCCCAGCCCATGACCCCGAAATCCGCCCCGAAACCTGCGCCCGGCGGAACCGGCGGCACCTCTCGACACGCCCTGGCCGAGCGGCTGTTCGCCGCGCTGCTGGAATGCCAGGGCTCCGACCTGCACTGCACCAGCCGCGAGGCCCCTCTGGTCCGGGTGCACGGCGACATGCAGGAACTGCCCGGCTTCCAGCCCCTGGAACCGGAGGCCCTCCTCGAGTTGATGGAGGCCCTGGCCACGCCGGACGCCTGGGCCCGGTTCCAGAGCCATCGCGACGCGGATTTCGCCCACGCCTACGACGCGGGCGGGTGCCGGCTGCGGGTGAACTACTTCCACGACCGGGTAGGCCCGGGTTTCGTCTGCCGCGTCATCCCCAACCAGATTCCCGATCCCGACAAGCTCGGCCTGCCCGATCCCGTCCGGCGCCTCTGCAACCTGGCCAAGGGCCTGGTGCTGGTGACGGGCCCCACAGGCAGCGGCAAATCCACGACCCTGGCGGCCATCCTCGACCTGGCCAACCAGAAGCGGAGAGACCACATCCTCACCATCGAGGATCCCATCGAGTTCGTGCATCCCCGCAAGGGCTGCCTGGTGAACCAGCGCGAAGTGGGCACGCACACCGACAGCTTCAAGAGCGGCCTGCGCGCCGCGCTCCGCGAGGATCCCGACATCGTGATGGTGGGCGAGATGCGCGACCTGGAAACCATCGCCATCGCCCTGGAGACCGCCGTCACCGGCCACCTGGTCTTCGGGACCCTGCACACCAGCAGCGCCATCGGCACCATCGATCGCATCGTGGACCAGTTTCCCGCGGATCGGCAGCAGCAGATTCGCGTGATGCTGGCGGATGCCCTGAAGTGCGTGGTCAGTCAGATCCTGCTCAAGAAGATCGGCGGGGGCCGCGTCGCGGCCCTGGAGACCCTCTTCATCAGCCCGGCCATCGCCAACCTCATCCGCGAAGGCAAGAACTTCCAGATCCCCAGCGCCATGCAGACTGGCCGCAGCTACGGTCAGAAGCTCATGAACGACTCCCTGATCGAGCTCATCAAGGACAAGAAGGTCGAGGCCATGGAGGCCTACCTCAAGTGCCCCGACAAGGAGAGCTTCATCGCCGCCTGCAAGCGGGCGGGGATCCCCTTCGACCTGAGGCTGGGGGAAGTCGAAGCTTAGGGCCCCGGCAGCCCTTGCGCAGAGGCCCGGCCATCCCATCCTGGATAGCGCCTGCGGGCCAGGTTCCATGCGTCTGCCCACCCGGGGGTCCCCTTTTGGGAACCCCGGTGAAGTTTGTAGTGATTTGCCTTCTTTCAGGGAGATGCATCCAAGCCCGCCCCGATCAGAGTTCATTTTGAGATCTGTCCTGGAGGTGGAGCATGGCCCTGCAACTGGGGAAGTCCCCTCAAACACCCAAAACGGCCCCCGCGAAAAGGGGACCGGTCCATCCCAAGGCCCGCAAAGCGCAGGCCGTGGTGGCCGTCCTCCCCTTCCTGGATCAGCGCCCGGGGGGCGCCGATTCCCACCTCAGTGAAGGCATCGCCGAGGAGGTTCTGCAGGCCCTCAACCACCTGGAAGGCCTCCAGGTGGTCTCCAGGACCACCTCCTTCCGCTACGGAGGATCAACCCTCTCCCCACTGGCGGTGGGCCGCCGCCTGCACGCGACCGTGATCCTGGCGGGTACGCTCCGCAAGGAGGCATCCCTCCTGACCCTGAAGGCGGAACTGGTGGAGGTGAAATCGGGACGGGTCGCCTGGTCCAAAGCCTATGCCTTCGACCGGCCGGATCTCTTCAAGACGCTGGACGACCTCACCGGCTGCGTGGCCTCGGCTCTCCATGTGCCGGCCTCCATCCGACCCCGCTATGCGGTGGATCTCGAAGCCTACGAGTCCTACCTGCGGGGACGACAGGCCTACTTCCAGTTCAACCGCCAGGGCATGCGTTCCGCGGCCGAGATGTATCGGCGCGCCCTGGACCTGGATCCGGATTTCCCCTCGGCCTGGGCAGGCCTGGCCAACTGCGCGGCCTTCACCTACATCTACATCGACCGCACCGAACCTCAGCGGGAGCTGGCGGAGTCCTGCAGCCGCAAGGCCCTGGAGTTGGACCCCGACCTGGCCGAGGCGCACGCCTCCCGGGGCGTGGC
The window above is part of the Geothrix sp. genome. Proteins encoded here:
- a CDS encoding PHP domain-containing protein, translated to MIDLHCHTLHSDGTDTPERLALLADEARLTALCLTDHDTLGGIPAFLAMQPQVKVRLLVGTELSCRFLGRSLHVLGLLVDPADACFQARLGDLRGRRDDRNRRMIARLAELGCPITYEEVQAQAETPLLSRVHFAKALAARGFVRRAPEAFERLIGDDCPGFVPREELSPAEAARWIREAGGVPVVAHPGRFANGGFRWDEAMQDLQREGLEGLEGYYGEYRAAEQKYFVALAARLGMVVTGGSDYHGGNKPGLRLGSGRGGLKVPDDLLERLETQQKNGTYR
- a CDS encoding response regulator: MSERILLVEDDPINIKFISTVLVKKGGYEVVVSEEVDEILRLARETDLKAVIMDVSLSRSSYEGRKVDGIFITQLLKQDAATRHIPVLLATAHAMFGDREKYLELTGAEGYIAKPIHDPASLIEAVKAVIGH
- a CDS encoding HD domain-containing protein, with product MLTRDEAWQLLCEWTPSAKLRVHACAVELVMRDLAGRLGEDVERFGLAGLLHDADYDTWPEEHPTRIVAWLRERGEADLAHAISAHYTRWGVPYDHLLDKALLASDEITGFVMACALVRPTRTEGLEPKSVKKKLKDKAFAAGVDRFEVAEGLRMLIEAKGGTEEEHLARIIAVLHEHREELGLS
- a CDS encoding CapA family protein; this encodes MPCPRRAGAALAAAGLVLLASACRSREKAGPSSPPPLRIRLVAVGDILMHQDVKAAAEAHPQGYPALWEDLLPLFQGADVAFGNLETPIAPSTGRPGIPFQFNAPATLPAALRTSGFTVLSTANNHAFDQGPRGVRETLERLRAEALVAVGSGEDRPRAEALHVVERQGLKVAFLGFTDLFNLDLNRRATEPWVRPLDLEPALAAVREARERADLVVVSVHWGNEYQRQPTKRQRELARKLVEAGCDLLLGHHPHVLQPAELLEVEGRKALVVYSLGNFISNQDRMYRADLFPVAGGDSRDGAALQAVFERRRQADGQERVVLAEAAFEPLWTENNWGAPGAKRAIRVIRVAAAEARTRAEVDRLSDPQEGPRALPDEPLRRKTLLEKQEYLRTLILRRRRIAETLGEAFVVR
- a CDS encoding hotdog domain-containing protein, translated to MLISREMVLDQDIGLNATLFGGDMMSRMDKVAGITASLMSRNRRFLTVKVSELVFHSPVRAGEIIEFYIGITRQGHTSLTLQLEVQVYEPVSDQRRDVTSGEFVMVAVNEALQPEPILWKPEMVQVAEAAHRARDGRANRA
- the sucD gene encoding succinate--CoA ligase subunit alpha codes for the protein MAVLVGNHTKLIVQGITGREGLFHAKGCRDYGTKVVGGVTPGKGGTEIEGFPVFNTVQEAVAKTGANATMIFVPPVAAADAILEALDAGIELIVCITEGIPVLDMVKVKRVLPNYPKSRLIGPNCPGIISPGMAKIGIMPGRIHKQGHVGVVSRSGTLTYEAVGQLTALGIGQSTCIGIGGDPVSGTSHIDALELFNNDPDTHAVIMIGEIGGSAEEDAAAWVKANMKKPVVAFIAGQTAPPGRRMGHAGAIISGGKGTAAEKMKALTAAGITVVQSPADMGRALAERLK
- the sucC gene encoding ADP-forming succinate--CoA ligase subunit beta; translation: MNIHEYQAKELLRQYKVATPDGKVAQDAEEARMITKEFGGASVVKAQIHAGGRGKGGGVKFATDPDKAAELFKAMIGMQLVTKQTGAEGRKVRTVFLSKPVDIERELYLSFLVDRVTSRITILASTEGGVEIEEVAEKTPEKIVKVAVDPALGLNGFQARQVAFALGLEGNSFKQGVVFLQNLYKLFVEKDCSMVEINPLVITKQGDVTALDAKIGFDDNGLVRHPDVLAYRDLNEEAEEEVEASKYNLNFIKLDGSIGCMVNGAGLAMATMDIIKYCGSSPANFLDVGGSATEDAVKNAFRIILQDKAVKAVLVNIFGGIMRCDIVASGIVNAAKEIGIKVPVVVRLEGTNVEEGKKILAESGLNLIVATDLKDAAEKVVASVK
- a CDS encoding PilT/PilU family type 4a pilus ATPase; this translates as MAQLDRLLSHVIAKGGSKLRLEADKRPSLELRRGGSVDLLPNPLPAVMVDVLAGDVVPPELKNAWATEGRAEFEYNLSGQAFLIRLTRYQEAAQITAEHLGPAAPAPTVKADLPAAALSMAPDVAPTAAPAAKPAQPMTPKSAPKPAPGGTGGTSRHALAERLFAALLECQGSDLHCTSREAPLVRVHGDMQELPGFQPLEPEALLELMEALATPDAWARFQSHRDADFAHAYDAGGCRLRVNYFHDRVGPGFVCRVIPNQIPDPDKLGLPDPVRRLCNLAKGLVLVTGPTGSGKSTTLAAILDLANQKRRDHILTIEDPIEFVHPRKGCLVNQREVGTHTDSFKSGLRAALREDPDIVMVGEMRDLETIAIALETAVTGHLVFGTLHTSSAIGTIDRIVDQFPADRQQQIRVMLADALKCVVSQILLKKIGGGRVAALETLFISPAIANLIREGKNFQIPSAMQTGRSYGQKLMNDSLIELIKDKKVEAMEAYLKCPDKESFIAACKRAGIPFDLRLGEVEA
- a CDS encoding tetratricopeptide repeat protein translates to MALQLGKSPQTPKTAPAKRGPVHPKARKAQAVVAVLPFLDQRPGGADSHLSEGIAEEVLQALNHLEGLQVVSRTTSFRYGGSTLSPLAVGRRLHATVILAGTLRKEASLLTLKAELVEVKSGRVAWSKAYAFDRPDLFKTLDDLTGCVASALHVPASIRPRYAVDLEAYESYLRGRQAYFQFNRQGMRSAAEMYRRALDLDPDFPSAWAGLANCAAFTYIYIDRTEPQRELAESCSRKALELDPDLAEAHASRGVALSAAGLADEAEAAFETALRLDPNLFAAAYFYARHCFANGKLERAIEYFEWAAALRPEDFQAILLVAQVYHSLGLEDEAERARRTGLALVEERLERVPEDVRARYLGANALVALGEREKGLDWARKARSMDPDDPMLLYNLGCIHALAGDPEESLECLERAAAGGLSQKDWFIHDGDLDAVRSHPRFQALMARLGS